Below is a genomic region from Roseimicrobium gellanilyticum.
TGGATGGGATGACAAGGGGGGATGTACTCGTGGTGGATGCGGGTGAGGATCGCACCTGTGGTTTCTGGGGTGAGCTGCTCACCACCGCCTGCCTGTACAAAGGAGTCGGTGGGGTGGTGATGACGGCCTGCACACGGGACATGTGGAAGATTAAAGAGTTGGACTTCCCCATCTTTGGCATCGGATACCACCCTGCGGATAGCAAAGGTCGAGCGGATATCATCGAAATAGGTGAACCCATCACTATCGGAGGAGTCACCACCAAGGTGGGTGATTACATCCTCGGTGACGAGGACGGCGTGGTCATCATCCCCGGCGAGGTGGCGGAGGAAGCTGTGAAGCTGGCGCTGGAAAAAGTCAGTGGCGAAAACATCGCCCGCGCAGATCTGGCCGCCGGGGTGCCCATGGGCGAAGTGTTTCGCAAGCATGGGATCTTGTGACAGGCAAAAATTGCAGCGGGTCTTCAGAAGCTATCGGCGCGCACGCGCTTGAGCCGTCTCATGAGCCAGATGGGGACAATGAAGATGGCGGGAAGTCCCACAATCCAGAGGACAATTTCTCCGAGCTTTGACCACCAGATGACTCGATTCCAAGTCTTGATAAGCGGTTTCCCCCTTTCGGACGAGAGTCCGTAAGTCTCGGCGAGGTTCAGATATTCCTTTGCCTCTTCAAGAAACTTCGTCTGGGCTTCGACCAGGGCCAGCTCATAGAGGAGTTGTGCTACAATGGGGTCCTGAGGCTCCACGAAAAGCATGCGCACGGAGAGCTGGGTCCACAATGACTTGTGGAGTTCAGCTCCATTGAGCGCGCCCTGAAGCGTGGTGAGTTTATATCCTGACTTTTTTACTGCGCCGAAGTCGATTCCGGAAATCGAGTTGCGTTCCAGCCAGGCGGGATCGGACTTCAGTTTTATCTTTGCTTCCAGGATCCTGACATGCAGCCACTCCGTTCGCATGTGGGCATCGGGATCGCGACGAATTCCCTCCAAGATCCATTGAAGTGCCTTCTCATCGTCTCCAGAGAGTTCGTAGGCGGTTCCGAGATTCGCTGCGGTATAGTAGTGCCCCGGATGGGCTTTCTCAACGGCCTCCAAATCTTGTGCTGCGGCCTTGGCATCGCCAAGCATCAGTTTCTCAACTGCGTCATCGTTAAGATATTGGGAGGGCTCGTTTGAGCGTGAGTAGGAAAGTTTGATGCCGAGCAGGCGTTTTTCGGGTGACTCTCCGCCTTCAATGGCGAGGCGTTGCGCTCCCGTGTAGTCCGACCTCTCACCGTATCCTCCCTCAATGGTTGTACCTCTGAGCCAGATGCACGCCCCCGCATCTCCGAGCAGAGCCAGCCAGAGGAACAACACCAAGCCAAGCACGGCACGGAAACAGGAGCGCATGAAATTTTTTAGAAGAACGGGTGAGCCCTGACCAGCGTTATCTCTCTGTATGTCCCGCATCCTGCTCGCTGGAATCTTCCATGAGACGCACACCTTCGTCGATGACCGCACGGAGCTGAAGGACTTTGCGGTGCTGCGGGGTGCGGAGATGCTGGCATGCAAGGGGGACGGATCGCCCCTGGGAGGTTTCTTGGAAGCGGCGGCGCGTTATGGATGGGAGATCCTGCCCACCGTGGACATGCGTGCGCAACCGGGAGGCATGGTGGCGGATGAGGTGCTGGATGTCTGGTGGCGTGACTTCCTGGTGGAGGGCGCGTCGGATGCCCTGCGTGACGGCAAGGTGGATGCAATCTATCTGGTGCTCCACGGCGCCATGACCACGCCCACCCACGATGATGTGGAAGGCGAAATCCTGGAGCGCATTCGCAATCTTGAAGGGGGCGCCACACTGCCCATCTTTGGCGTGTATGATTTGCATGCGCACTTCACTGAGCGCATGGCCCGCCACGCGAGCTGTCTGGTGGGTTATCGTGAGAATCCCCACACCGATGGCGAGGCCATGGCCATACTGGCGGCGGAGCTGCTGCATGGCACGCTGCAAACCGAGTCCTCGCCCCGCATGTACTGGCGCCATGCAGGCATCGTGTGGCCTCCCACGGGCACTGGCACGGCAGATTCGCCGATGCGCGATCTGGAGGTCGTGGCTCGACGGCTGGAGCAGGAGCATTCGTCTTTTCTTGCGGTGAATGTGATTGCAGGCTTCGCCTTTGGGGACACGCCAGACACGGGAGTGAGCTTTTCCATCGCCACTACTGGAGATGAATTTGAAGCGGACACGGCGCTCAAGCAGCTCCGCCATGCCGCGTGGGAGTTGCGCCGATCTGGAGACAAGACCGAGCCGCCCGTGGGAGACATCGTCAAAGATCTGGTGGCAGAGCGGCCGGAACTCCCGCGTGGACCGGTGGTACTCGTGGAGCCCGCGGACAACATCGGCGGCGGTGCTCCCGGGGATGGGACCGGATTGCTGCGCGCGCTGGTGCGCCATCGCGCGATGGGGGCGGTGGTTGCCATCGTAGATCCCCGGGCGGTGGCGGCACTGCAAGAGGTGCAGATTGGCGGCACCACGATTCTGGATATCGGAGGCAAAGGCAGCCGTCTTGATGAAGGACCCTACAGCCTGGGAGTGACACTGGTCTCGCGCAGCGATGGCACCTTCCACCTGGAGGACAGGCAGAGTCATCTGGCCAGCATGTGTGGTTCTACGTTCCACATGGGACCGTGTGCCGTGGTGAGGCATGCGGGTGTGACCATCCTGTTGACCTCGGTCAAGACGCCGCCCTTCGATCTCGCCCAGTGGCGCAGCCAGGGCATTCATCCAGAAACAGTGGCCATCATCGGAGTGAAGGCCGCCGTGGCGCATCGCCGGGCGTACGATGGCGTCGCCTCGAAGATGATATGGGTGGATACACCAGGGCCCTGCTGTAGTGACGTCCGGAAGCTGCCGTATGTGAAGATTCGCCGGCCCATCTGGCCGCTGAGCGAGGGGGAGAAGTGATGCATTTTCAGTGAGACGCAAAGCAGCGAAGCAGCAAAGGAGGCGAGATCAAGAGAAGGCTGGGAGGAGAGGCGTTTGAGATTGCGTGACCGAGGGCCCGGCGCGCGTATGCTCATGCCTCGCATCGCACACATTTCTCTTTTCTCATCATGACTGAAGTCACCTATCCCAAGCTGTCGGACACGCCTACTTCCCACCTTCCCTTCAGTCCCGTGATTCGCGCCGGGGATTTTGTGTTCGTCTCTGGACAGGCGTCCGTGGATGCCTCCGGCCAGATTGTGAGTGATACCTTTGAAGGCGAGTTCCGTCGTTCCGTGGAGAATCTGCGTAAGGTCCTTGCCGCAGCGGGTTGCACTCTGGCCGATGTGATCCAGACGCGGAACTACGTGCGCGATGCCTCGGACGTGGTGGAGTACAACAAGCTGTACCGCGAGTATTTCACTGAGCCCTATCCCACACGGACGACCATCACGAACTGCCTGCCGCCGACCTTGCGTTATGAGATCGAGGCCGTGGCAGTGGTGAAGAGCTAGTTCGTTGATAGTTGAGGGTCGATAGTTGATAGCCCGAGAGAGCGGGGACAGGAATGTCCCCGATCCTTGAGAGCATCTGATTCTTCAGGAAGTCGGGTCTCCTGACCGGGCAGCGTCCGGCGGGTTTTCTTACCCGCCAGTTCCCATCACTAGTTTCGCTGTCATCACGCCCCTTCCACCTTCTTCGATGCATTGATGCCGAAGGAGAGGAAGCCGGCGAGGGTGAAGGCGATGGCGCAGGCGATGAAGAGCTCGTTTTGGTCCCCGTTCTTGTCGAAGGTAGCCAGCAACCATCCGGCGAGATTTGCCTGCAGGGCCGCGCCGAAGTTTCCCCACATGTTGGCCCAGCCAAAGATGGGCGCCACGTTGCGACCGCCCACATCTTGTGCCCAAGCCCATACGGCGGGTAGGCCTGAGTCCGTGGAGAAGACCATGAGGCCAAGACACACGGCAAGCAGCCATGGATTTTGCACCCACAAGCAGGCGATGCACATCGCCGCGGAGACGAAGCGCGTCACGGAAAGAGGAATCAAACGGCCGAGGCGCAGACCGAAGCGCCGTGTCAGCCAGTCCGTGAGAAGTCCTCCCAGCAGCAGGCCAAAGAGACCGATGAACAGTGTGAGGGTGGAGATGTATCCATTCATCTCATCACTCAGCTTGCGCACATCGCGCAGGTAGGTGGACATCGAGTTGATCACGAATGCCCAGCCAAAGTTCGTGAGCATTTGGTACGCGCACATGAGCCAGAGGCTGCGGTCCGTGAGCACGGCCCTCCAGGGGAAGGAGCGACGAGGTGCGCTGGAATCTTCGGTCGGTGCATTCCTTCCCTCATTCAGCAGCGCGCGTTCGGCCTCGTTGCAGCGGGGATGGGTCTCTGGAGTCTCTCGAAACGTCCACCAAAAGACCAGGGCCACGATGATGCCGGTCAATCCGTAGATCCATCCTGCCCAGCGCCAGTTGCCCGTGCCGACGATGATGCTCACGGTGATGAGCGGTGCGAGAACAAACCCCAACCTGCCACCGAGCGATACCACCCCGCTGGAAAATCCGCGCCAGTTCAGGTGCGCCCAGCGACTCAAGAGGCTGCCGCTGATGGGATAGGCGCCCGCCTCCGCCAATCCACACCCGATGCGCGCCAGCAGGAGCATCCAGATGCCATTCGCAAATCCTGTGAGAGCGGTGAAAGCGCTCCACGTGACGATCAGGATTGTCATGAGTGTTCGCTTTCCAAAGCGCTCCGCGAGCCACCCGGCGGGTACCTGAGCCAGTGCATAGGCCCAGAAGAAGGCGCTCTTGATGTGGCTGTTTTGGTCCGGAGTGAGGTGGAGGTCGTTTTTGAACGAGTCCGAGTCCAGCATCCATGCCAGGCAGGCCCTATCGAGATACATCAAAAACGCCGTCAGCGTCGTGGCGAAGAGCACGGAATGGCGGACGCTGGTGGGGCGCATGTGGGAGGGCGGGCTGGCTTGACTGGGGTTTTGGGTCCGGTGCGGAGCAGACTAACGCGCTGCCACGGAAAGGTTTCCGCAGCACCATCGCGGCCAAATACGTTTTTCCTCACTTGAAACTTGGCCGGGAGCCCCCGAAATTTCCGGATTGAAACAATAGTACTCAAACACGCGAGATGAATTGGTATTACTCCATTGAAGGACGCGCCCACGGCCCCGTGGATGACCAGTATCTGGCGGAATTGGCTTCGAACGACACGGTAGGCGGAGAGACGCTCATATGGCATCCCGCCATGTCCGGCTGGGAGCCGGTGTGGAAGGCGAAGCCGGAAATCGTCGCCCATCTGAGTAATGCGGACCTTGCCCAGAAAGCCCGCGGTACCACAGACCGCATCCCGATTGCCGGGCTGGAGGGGCAGGGGGATGGCAAAGGAGAAGAGGCGCCCCGGAGCGGAGGGCTTTTTGGAAGGCTTTTCGGCCGCATGCGGAAGAAGTGAGACGTGCCTGCGCTGGTACGCCAGACCGTGCATTTTCAGGATGGAAATCCCTTGCCTTTTCCCCCAGGCAACCTGACACTGCCTGCCCGCTTCTTCTGTCCGGCCTCCAACCTCATGCCTGAAGCGGGCTCAAGGCAGGACAGGCGTGCTACCCACGGGTCGCATTGAGTTGTTAAACCGTACAAACCCAAGCACATACTAATGAGCGCTACGCTCGCGGAAATGATCGCTGGATCGTTCCGCCCCCTGCACGAAGGATCCATTGTCAAAGGCAGGATCCTTGAAATCAAGCCGCAAATCGTCCTCGTGGACATCGGCTACAAGTCCGAGGGAGCCATCCCTTCCAATGAATTCGAAGACGAGGATATCCACGTCGGTGATGAAGTGGAAGTGCTCCTCGAGCGCCTCGAAAACGATGAGGGCATGGTTGTCCTCTCGAAGGAAAAGGCCGCCCACAAGCAGAACTGGGACAAGATTTACCGCGTGTTCCTCGACGGTGGTCTGGTCAAGGGCAAGGTGAAGTCCGTCGTCAAGGGCGGTCTCATGGTCAACGTGGGCGTGGAAGCTTTCCTTCCCGGCTCGCAGATCGACATCATCCCGCCAAAGGATCTCAACGAGTACGTCGGCAAGGTGTACGAGTTCAAGATCGTCAAGGTCAACGACGAGCGCAAGAACATCGTCCTCAGCCGCCGCGAAGTCATCGAAGCCGAGCGCGCCGAACAGCGCCAGCGCTTCCTTGAGAGCGTTCGCCCCGGCGACCGCGTCGAAGGTCAGGTCAAGAACATCACCGACTTCGGTGCCTTCATCGACCTCAATGGCATGGACGGTCTGCTTCACATCACCGACATGACGTGGGGCCGCCTGAACCATCCTTCCGAGCTTCTCTCCATCGGCCAGAAGGTCGAGGTGCAGATCCTCGAAGTGAACCGCGAGAAGGAACGTGTCAGCCTTGGCATGAAGCAGCTCCAGGCCAACCCCTGGGACAACATCGAAGGCCGCTACCCCGTCGGCACCCGCGTGCACGGCAAGGTCACCAAGCTCGTCGCCTACGGCGCGTTCGTGGAGATCGAAGAAGGTGTGGAAGGTCTCATCCACGTGTCCGAACTCTCCTGGACGAAGCGCATCGCGCGTCCGTCCGATGTCCTCACGGTCGGCCAGACGGTCGATGCGGTGGTGCTCGGCATCAGCAAGGAAGAGCGCAAGATCTCCCTCGGCGTGCGTCAGCTCGACAGCAATCCCTGGGACGATATCGACAACCGCTTCCCCATCGGCAGCCGCATCAAGGGCAAGGTTCGCAACCTTACCGCCTACGGCGCCTTCGTGGAGCTGGAAGAAGGTATCGACGGCATGGTTCACGTCTCCGACCTGAGCTGGACCCGCAAGATCAACCATCCTTCCGAAATGCTCAAGAAGGGCCAGGAAGTGGAAGCCACCATCCTCGAGATCGACAAGACCAACCAGCGCATCAGCCTGGGCATCAAGCAGATCGAAGACGATCCGTGGAGCAAAATCGACGAACGCTTCAAGGTGGGCGACCTCGTCAAGGGCCGTGTGGCGAAGATCGCCAGCTTCGGCGCCTTCGTGGAACTCGAGGACGACATCGACGGCCTCGTGCACATCAGCCAGCTCAGCGAAGATCACGTGGCCAAGGTCAAGGACGTGCTCAACGTCGGCGACGAAGTGGAAGCCCGCGTCATCAAGGTGGACAAGGTCGAGCGTCGCATCGGTCTCTCCATCAAGGCGGTCAACTACGACGAAGAGTCCCTCAAGAAGGAAAGCCAGGCCTTCGAATCCCTGCGCCCCAGCACCGACCTCGTCGGCCTGGAGCAGGCGTTCAAGTTCGCGACGGAAGAATACCGTCCGGGCCAGGGCTAAGCTCAAGCTTCGGCTGCAGCCACAAGAACATTACCGAGGGCCGGGTCACACCGGCCGCACAAAAGAGGAGTCCCGAAAGGGGCTCCTTTTTTGTTTTGTAGGGCAGAATAAGTGGCTCGCAAAACTTGGGTTCCCATCGCTTCACTGCTTGCTCGCTTGTCAGGTGTTGCGGAGTTGCCTACGATCTGGATATGTCGAATAGAAGCCTTGCTGTGGTCACAGCTGTCATCGCAATCGTCGTGATTGTTGGTGCGCTCGTCTCACCGGGATGTGGTTCGCAGCTTTCTCCTGTATCACCAAGACTGGCTGCGGAATCCGCGATGAAGAGATTTGCGTTGATGATTGCTCAACTCACCCCGGAGCAGCGAAAAGATCTGGTAGCGATCCAACAACTCAAGAATCTGGAAAACAGGCTGGATGGTTGGGATGGATTCCGATCCATGAGTTGGAGCCATGTGGAGTGGGAAAGGAGTACACGGCCTAGATTCGACTATGTCATGCATCAAAACACGGCGGGCATTTCAGATGATGAGGCGATCCTAATCGCAACTCCTTGTGGAATTCGAATCAAAGACGGCGAGTTCGCCAGGGTGGCGCTTACTCATGCGTTGGAAACCATCCACATTCCCGATACCGAATTTCACGAGCGCATCCTGCGGCAGTCCAAATCGCTGGACGGAATCCCGTAGTAGCCGCGGCCAAGGTGTTTTCCGAGTGGCCTCATCTATTTCGTTAGGTGATGAGCCTTTCCGATGCTGATTTTGGAAAACTTGCGAACGTTTCGGTGCCGCTACAATCAGAGAGTTTCCGCATCCAGCACGCATCAATGCGCCTTTCAAAAGTCATTCTCCTGCATCAGGTGATTGTCGCCTGCACGCTGGCGGCACTGGTGATCGTGTCGGGATACCGTACCCTCACACATTGGCCGCGGTTTGAGTTGGTGAGTTATCTGGCGGCCGGTGTTGCCATTGTGTGTTTAGTCCGGATGCCTCGTCGCAATCACCTTCCACCGGATTCATCAGAGTTCGCCTTTGCCATGACGTTGCTGGCCTTTTGCATCTGGAGAGGCGGAGCACCTTGGACAGGTAATGAAGGGAACTGGGAGGTTGCGATCCTCTTTGGAGGCGCTGGGCTTCTATGGCTGGGCTCCAGATGGATGGCTCTGCGATGTTCTTAGAAAGCCGGGTCGTTGTAGTGGACGGTGCGTACCGACTCATTTCCTCGCTCATCTCGGGATCAACACCAGCACCGTGGCGGACTTCACCTTCTCGATGGTGGTGCTGGCATCCGCTGGATTGGCTGGTACCGGGACCTTGAGAAGCGCTTTCGCGGCAGTGGTCGATTCGATCAATGCTCGGGCGACGGTGCTTTTCACCGCATAGTTCACGTTTTGAGCTTCGGAGGGATCAAAGGCCGAGCGCACCACACCGATCACCCATCCACTCTGCAGATGCACGAGTGCACCTCCGGAGTTGCCGGGCTGCACAGGCACGGAGATTTGGTAGCTTGAAGCCTCGTCTCGTGCCCCCTTCAGACTGCTCACCGTGCCATCCGTAAACTTGGGCTCCACCCCCTGAAGGGTGGGGCGCGGATAGCCAACCGTGAATACGCTCGCGCCAAGTGTTGCCTGTCCGTCGCTCAGAGGAAGCCATTCTGGGGCCGCGCCGGAGGTCTTCAGCAGGGCGAGGTCTGCCTTCGGATCCGTCTTCATCACGTGGGCCTTGAGGATTTCACCGGATGCGGTGCGGATGTCCACTTCAGTCACGTTGTCCACCACATGGTGGTTGGTCAGCAGCCAGCCGTCGCTGGAGACGAAGAAGCCACTGCCCATGGAGGAATAGTTCGCCAGCAGACCGAGAGTTTGTCCCTGTCCCTCGTTCCCGCGCCGGCGCTCCATACTGCCGTAAAAGGTCTTGGCGAAGTCCTCTGCAGAGCGTGACCCGAAGAACTTTCTCAGCACCGGACTTGCGGTAATCTTCTTGATGAGGCTTTGCTCCATGAATCCGGGGAGGTCTGAGGGCAGCTGACCGGAGTTGAAGGCTTCAACCGCCTCGTCATAGACCTTTTCCATGGCGGTGAGGAGTTCGCCAGCCACCGTATCATCGCCCCCGCAGAACTGCAGGCTCAGAAAGTTGCGGAGTTCCGTGCGCTTCGCTTCCTTGGCCTTCTCCGCCTTCTCCTGCGCGGCGAGCTCCTCACGAATGGCCTCCTTCTCGCGGGCGGCGTCCATGCGGGCCATCTCTTTGAGCCCGGAGGCTTCACCTTCGACGTGTTCCACATACTTGATGCAGAAGTGCACCGCCACGCCAATCAGCACGATTGCGCCCACCACGATGCCAGCCAGCATGAGCTTTGCCTTGGTCTCCTCTCTGGCGGTATCTTCTGCCGTAGGGTGCCGGTACTGTGGTTGCCCAGGACGCTGTGGTCCCGGGTGGCGTGCCTGGGGATGGGGCGTATGAGCTTGCTGGGGCGGTCGTCCGGTGGGCCTCTGGGGCTGCTGAGGGTGCGATGGTTGGGGTTGTGACCGGTGCTGTTGTTGCTGTGGCGGAGAGGCTGCCTTCGGCTGCACCAGGGTGGCCGTGGGTATCTCCGGCTCCGGCAGGGCTCCGAGCTGGAAGGCCTGGCCGCAGGCGGGGCAGCGCACCTGGGCGCCGGCGTGGGAGGCATCCATCTGTAGCATGGCCTGGCAGAATGGGCAGGCGAAGTTCGCGATCATGGCGGCTGGTCAGGTGATGACGAGGGACAGGAACGTATTTTTCCAAGCCGTGGTGGCCCGGCAAGCCGAGGCTAAGCGGCGTCCTTAGTAAACCACAAGCAAGAATTTTTGTTCCATGGAAGAATGCGAACGTTTTGCACCGTTTTCTTCCGCCCTCATTGCTCCGGTTGAGGGCTTGTTCCTGTACCCAAACCCCATCCTTGCCAAAACCTCCACTCCCGCTTCAATCACCGGCGGTACTTCCAAGTCATCATGAAACGTCTCCTTCTTTTCACCTCACTCCTCGCGGCAGCAGCCGGTTCGCTTCACGCGGACGTCAAGCTGGCCAGCGTGTTCACGGACAACATGGTGCTCCAGCGCGGCAAGCCCGTCGCGGTCTGGGGCAGTGCAGACGCGGGTGAGGAGGTGTCTGTATCCTTTGCCGGCCAGAGCAAGAAGGCCACGGCGGACAAAGACGGCGCGTGGAAGGTGGCGTTGGACAAGCTCGAAGCCAGTGCCGAAGGCCGCGACTTTGCGGTGAAGGGCAAGAACGAGGTGACCCTGAAGAACGTTGTCGTGGGTGAAGTCTGGATCTGCTCCGGCCAGTCGAACATGCAGTGGTCCGTGAAGGCCTCGCTCGACCCGGACAAGGAAATTGCGGAAGCCAAGCATCCCAACATCCGCCTCTTCACTGTCCCGAACGTCGCCAAGGATGAACCGCAGAAGGTGGTGGAAGGGACTAAAGGCTGGCTCGTCTGCAGTCCTGAGACCATCCCCAGCTTTTCCGCCGTGGGCTACTTCTTCGGTCGGGAACTTCAGGCGAAGCTCGACGTGCCCATCGGCCTCATCAATACCTCCTGGGGCGGCACCCGTGCGGAGGCCTGGACCAGCAAGCCTGCGCTGGAAGCCTCTCCCTCGCTGAAGGCGATCATCGCAGGATGGGACGAGTTCTTCAAAACCTACGATGCCGCCAAGGCCAAGGAGCAGTATGAAGCTGCCGCCAAGGTGCAGAAGGATAAGATTGCGCAAATCAAAGAAGAGAATGCCAAGCCCGGTGCCGCACAGAAGCCTGTGCCGAATGCACCTGGTGCCTTCCAGGATCAGACCAAGTCCCAGCATCGCCCCGCAGTGCTGTTCAATGCGATGATTGCCCCGCTGGTGCCTTACACCGTGAAGGGTGCCATCTGGTACCAGGGGGAGTCGAACCAACGCCGTGCCGAGCAGTACCAGACGCTTCTGCCCACGATGATCAAAGACTGGCGCAAGCAGTGGAGCGATGACTTCAGCTTCTATATTGTACAGCTCGCGGGCTTCGGCCCCAGCGGTCCGAAACCGATTGGTACACCTGATGCCTGGGCAGAACTGCAGTGGGGGCAATTCCTCACTGCCATCAAGACTCCGAAGTGCGGCCTCGCGGTGACGAATGACATTGGCGATGAAAAAGACATTCATCCGAAGAACAAGCAGGACGTCGGTCGCCGGCTTGCCCGCCAGGCTCTGGTGAAAGACTACAAGGTGAAAGATCTCCTCTCGGGTGGCCCCGTGTATGCCGGTGCTGATGTCACGGGTGCCAAGGTCGTGGTGAACTTCAGCAATGCCGAGGGACTCAAGGCTCGCGATGGTGGTGAGATCAAAGGCTTCATCATCTGCGGCGAAGATCGCGTGTGGAAACCCGCGAAGGCCAGGGTGTTCGCCGGTCGCCCGCAGGTGCATGTCTCCAGCGAGGAAGTGAAGAATCCCGTCGCGGTGCGTTACGCTTGGGCCGGATGGATTCCTGAAGCGAATCTTGTGAACAAGGACGGTCTGCCCACGGGTGTCTTCCGTTCGGACAAGTTCGATCTCTCGACCAAGGGAGTGCTGAATCCTTTCACGGAAAATCAGCCTGTGCCCGCTCCCGCCTCCGCCAAAAAGGAGGAGGTGCGTCCTGCTGAACCTGCCAAGAAGCCCGCGACCGAGTCCCGGTCCTAGGCATTGAAGCCTGTCGCTGCCCCTAGGGGTCCCGTCTGCATGACGGGATACGCTCCGGGGCGGCAAGGCACGCAACACAGCGGAGCCTGCAGTGTCTCGGCCGAAGAGCTGCAAATCTCCGCGGGGCGAAGGTCCGAGTTTTTGAGGCAAGGATCGCAACCTTTGCAGCGAGCCGGAGTGGCTCCTGTGATAGGTTTCATCACCTGATGTTGCCTTTTGTCTCCAGAGCGCTTGGTGCGGCATTGCTGTTGGGAGTCACCAGCATCATGGCGCAGGCAGCCGATGAGCCGTCCAGCGAGGGGATGACCACTCTGTATCAGAATGTCTGCGCCACCTGCCACGGCAGCAGGGGCGAGGGCAGGGCGGAGGTGAAGGCTCCATCGATTGCTGGCCTCCCGGATTGGTATGTGCAGGGGCAGTTGGAGAGTTTCCGGGCGGATCGCCGCGGCATCCACGAGAAGGACCTGGAGGGGCAAATGATGCGCGCCGTGTCCAAGGTGCTGAGCGAGTCACAACTGGCGGCCA
It encodes:
- a CDS encoding sialate O-acetylesterase codes for the protein MKRLLLFTSLLAAAAGSLHADVKLASVFTDNMVLQRGKPVAVWGSADAGEEVSVSFAGQSKKATADKDGAWKVALDKLEASAEGRDFAVKGKNEVTLKNVVVGEVWICSGQSNMQWSVKASLDPDKEIAEAKHPNIRLFTVPNVAKDEPQKVVEGTKGWLVCSPETIPSFSAVGYFFGRELQAKLDVPIGLINTSWGGTRAEAWTSKPALEASPSLKAIIAGWDEFFKTYDAAKAKEQYEAAAKVQKDKIAQIKEENAKPGAAQKPVPNAPGAFQDQTKSQHRPAVLFNAMIAPLVPYTVKGAIWYQGESNQRRAEQYQTLLPTMIKDWRKQWSDDFSFYIVQLAGFGPSGPKPIGTPDAWAELQWGQFLTAIKTPKCGLAVTNDIGDEKDIHPKNKQDVGRRLARQALVKDYKVKDLLSGGPVYAGADVTGAKVVVNFSNAEGLKARDGGEIKGFIICGEDRVWKPAKARVFAGRPQVHVSSEEVKNPVAVRYAWAGWIPEANLVNKDGLPTGVFRSDKFDLSTKGVLNPFTENQPVPAPASAKKEEVRPAEPAKKPATESRS